GTCGCTGGAACGACGGGCGGCGTCACACGCGCTGTTGCCCGCCAACTGATCTTCCGGGTCGGGATGACCGGAAACGCTGGCTATGCGAGTCCGGCCACCAAGTCTGCGACGGACTTCCTGCGTCCGGTGTAGAACGGGACCTCTTCACGGACGTGCAACCGTGCCTCGGAGGCCCGCAGGTGGCGCATGAGGTCGACGATGCGGTACAGCTCGTCGGCCTCGAAGGCGAGGACCCACTCGTAGTCACCCAGCGAGAAGGAGGCCACGGTGTTGGCCCGCACGTCAGGATAGCCGCGGGCCATCTTGCCGTGGTCCGCGAGCATACGGCGGCGGTCCTCGTCGGGCAGCAGGTACCAGTCGTAGCTGCGCACGAAGGGGTACACGCTGATGTAGTCGCGCGGGGTCTCGTCGGCCAGGAAGGCCGGGACGTGCGACTTGTTGAACTCGGCGGGGCGGTGCAGCGCCATGTTCGACCAGACCGGCTCGAGTGCGCGGCCCAGCTTCGTGCGCCGGAAGAGGTTGTACGCCTCCTGGAGCTCGTCCGAGGTCTCCGCGTGCCACCAGATCATCAGGTCGGCGTCGGCCCGGAGGCCGGACACGTCGTAGGTGCCTCGGACCGTGACGTCCTTGGCGGCGAGCTGGTCGAACAGCTCCTGGACCTCGTCGGCGTAACCCGCGCGGTCGACCGGAAGGACGTCCTTCAGCCTGAAGACGGACCACAGGGTGTAGCGGATGACCTCGTTGAGGTCCTTGGCCTTCTTGCCTGCGTTCGGAAGCTTTTCTGGCGCACTCATACGGCTATTGTCCCGCCTCGCTCCCCGTGCCCCGAACCCGGGTCGGGGTGTTGTCGATCTCCCCCGTCGCCGGGGCCGTCAGGTCCTGGACGATCTCGTCCGCCGCGCGGTGCGCGCTCGCCACGCAGGCCGGGATCCCGACGCCGTCGTACACCGCTCCGCACACCCGCAGACCGGGCAGCTTCGCCACCTCGTCCCGGATCCGGGAGACCCGGCCGAGGTGCCCCACGGGGTACTGCGGAAGCCCTCCGATCCACCGGGTGACCTCGGTGTCCACGGGCCGGGCCGTCAGCCCGGTCGCAGTGGCGAGGTCGCCCAGGGACGCGGCGACCAGCTCGGAGTCCTCGCGGTGCAGGTGCTCCTCCTCGCCGTAGCGGCCCACGGAGGTGCGCAGCACGAAGAGGTCGGGGGCCGCGTCGGCGACCCACTGCCACTTGTTGCTGGAGAAGGTGGCGGCCTTGATGGTGCGCCCGTCGACGGGCGGCACGAGGAAGCCCGAACGGCCGTGGAGCGCCTCGGTGTGCGCGATGTCGGAACGCCGGAAGGCCATGGTCACCAGGGCCATCGAGGCGTACTCGACGGCGGCGAGCTCGACGGATGCGGCCGGGCACTCGGCGGCGAGCAGGGTGGACGCGGACCAGGCGGGGGTGGCCAGGACGACCGCGTCGGCCGCGATCACCCGGCTGTCGGTGCGCACGTCCCATCCCTGGCCCGTCCGGGTCAGACCGAGGACCGGGGTCTCGGCAAGGATCTCGCCGCCCGCGGCCCGCACGGCGTCGGCCACCGCGCCCGGCAGGGTGCCGACGCCCCCCTCGATGCCCTGGAAGACCGGCCCGGTCTGCTGCCGTGCGGCGGCCCTCTCCTGGATGCGGAGCACACCGTCGAGGAGCGGGCCCCCCTCCTTGACGGCTTCGAAGAGCTGGGGGACGGCCGCGCGCATCGAGATCCGGTAGGCGTCCCCGGCGTAGACCCCGCCGAGCAGCGGTTCCACGAGCCGGTCGACGACCTCGCGGCCGAGCCGGTCCGCGACGTAACTGCCGACCGCCACGTCGTCGCCGACGGCGGTCGGGGTCAGGTCGCGCTCCTCGGCGATCCTGGCCAGGCCCTCGGGCGAGAGCACCCCGCCGAGCGCCGCCGGGTCGCCCGGCACACCCATCACATGGCCCTTGGGCATGGGGCGGAGCGCGTCGCGGGTCCACACCGACGCGGTGGCCGTGGCGGGCGGCCGGAGCCGGTCCCCGAGCCCGGCGGCGGTGGCGAGCGCGACCGCTTCGGGCCGGCGCGCGAGCATCGACTCCGCGCCCAGGTCGACGCGGGTGCCGGCGATCTCGCCGGTCATCAGCTTGCCGCCGAGCCGCGCGGTCGCCTCCAGGACGGTGACCCGGATACCGGAGGCCAACAGCCGGTGGGCGGCGGCGAGTCCGGCGATGCCACCGCCGATGACGACGGCATGGCCCGTGCGTGTGGTGTCTCGCTGAAGAGGACGCTGCATGGGTCCACTCTCTCAAACCCGTCCCGAGTCCCGAACGTGACCACTTCGAAACCGCCGGTGGGCAACCCGCGCACGGGTACGGCACGTCGAACCGGCACCATCGACAACATGCCCTGGGGGGACGCTCATGCCCGACGAACGCCACATCGACAGTCACCCACCCGCCCGGCCGTTCCGCCGCCTTCCACGCGCTCTGACAGCCGCGGGACTGCTCGGGGTGCTCATGGCCACCGGCGCGTGCGGGGCCTCCTCCGACAGCGGTGCCATGTCCGATTCCAAGGCGGCGGCGCCCCGGGCGGCCGGGGCCGGCGCGGAAGCGGCCGACAAGCCCTCGGACGGCGGGAAGTCCGCACCGGATCCGGGCTCCGCGGTCGCGGTCCACGTCATCCGGACGGCCACGCTGTACGTCGAGGTCAGGAGTGTGCCGAAGGCGGTCGCCGCGGCCCGCGGCGTCGCGGAGGGCGCGGGCGGACTGGTCTCCGAGGAGACCACGGAACGGGTCGACGACACCCACGACGTGTCCCACCTCGTCCTGCGCGTGCCCCAGGCCCGCTACGACGAGGTGCTGCGCGACCTCGCGGGCGCCGGGAAGCTGGTGTCCCGCACCTCGAACGCGAAGGACGTCACCGGGCAGGTCGTGGACGTCGAGAGCCGGATCGCCACGCAGCGGGCGAGCGTCGCACGGGTCCGCGACCTGATGGACAAGGCCGAGAAGCTCACCGACGTGGTGACGCTGGAGGGTGAACTCAGCAGTCGGCAGGCCGACCTGGAGTCGCTCCTGGCCCAGCAGGCGTCGCTGAAGGACCGCACCACACTGGCGACCGTCACGCTCGAGCTGAGCGAACCGGAGGCGGGCGCCGAGGACCCCGACGGGGACACAGGCTTCCTGGACGCGCTGGGCGGCGGCTGGGACGCGTTCGTGACGATGCTGCGGTGGATCATGGTGGCGATCGGCGCCACGGCTCCGTTCCTGGCCACCGCGGCCCTCCTGGTGCTCCTGTGGCGTCTGTTGCGCCGCCGCCTGCCGCGGCGCCGCACGGCGTCCCCGCAGGCCACGGGAACCACTGAGCCCCCACCCGCCCCGTAGGCGCCGTAGCGTGGGCCCCTGATCCTGCACACGGCGGCGAAGGGACCCGGCATGGCGGCGGAGCGACTGGTGGTCGTGGGAGGCGACGCGGCGGGCATGTCGGCCGCGTCGCAGGCCCGCAGGCTGAGGGGGCCGGAGGAGCTGAGCATCGTCGCCTTCGAGCGCGGCGACTTCACGTCGTACTCCGCCTGCGGCATCCCCTACTGGGTGAGCGGTGACGTCGAGGGGCCCGAGGCCCTCGTCGCCCGTACCCCCGAGGAGCACCGGTCCCGGTCCATCGATCTGCGCACCCGTACCGAGGTCACGGAGATCGACGTCGCCGGGCACCGTGTACGGGCGCTGGACCGCGACAGCGGCGAGACCTGGTGGACGGGCTACGACAAGCTGGTGATCGCCACCGGCGCCCGGCCGGTGCGCCCGGACCTTCCCGGTATCGACGCTCCGGGCGTCCACGGCGTACAGACCCTGGGCGACGGCCAGGCACTCCTGGATTCCCTCGACCGGGCTCCGGGACGCCGGGCGGTCGTCGTCGGCGCGGGCTACATCGGCGTCGAGATGGCGGAGGCGATGCTCAAGCGCGGCTTCGAGGTGACGGTGCTCAACCGTGGCGCGCAGCCGATGGCGACACTCGATCCGGACATGGGCCGGCTGGTCCACGAGGCGATGGACGGCCTGGGCATCACCACGGTCAACGGAGCCGCGGTCACCCGGATCGACACCGGCCCGGACGGCCGGGTCACGGCGGTCGCCACGGACGGGGGAACCTACCCGGCCGACGTCGTGGTGCTGGGCATCGGCGTCGAGCCGGAGACCGCCCTGGCCCGGGAGGCAGGTCTGCCGCTGGGGCCGCACGGCGGTCTCCTGACGGATCTGTCGATGCGGGTCACGGGGCACGACGACATCTGGGCGGGGGGTGACTGCGTCGAGGTCCTCGACCTCGTCGCCGGCCGCACCCGGCACATCGCGCTCGGCACCCACGCGAACAAGCACGGCCAGATCATCGGGGCCAACGTCGGGGGCGGCTACGGCACGTTCCCCGGAGTCGTCGGCACGGCTGTGAGCAAGGTCTGCGACCTGGAGATCGCCAGGACAGGGCTGCGCGAGAAGGACGCGAAGGCGGTCGGCCTGCGCTACGTCACGGCGACGATCGAGTCGACGGGCCGTGCGGGCTACTACCCGGGAGCCAAGCCGATGACGGTGAAGATGCTCGCGGAGTACCGCACGGGCCGGCTCCTGGGTGTGCAGATCGTCGGCCGGGAGGGCGCGGCGAAGCGCGTGGACGTCGCGGCGGTGGCACTCACCGCCGGAATGACCGTGGAGGCGATGACGGCGCTCGACCTCGGCTACGCCCCGCCGTTCTCCCCGGTCTGGGACCCGGTCCTGGTGGCCGCCCGCAAGGCCGTGTCGGCGGTGCGGGCGGCCGGCACCGACTAGTGGGCCGTCTGCTGGTGGACGTACTCCACCAGGCGCGTCAGGGCGTCCGGGTCGGTGGACGGCATGACGCCGTGTCCGAGGTTGAAGATGTGGCC
The DNA window shown above is from Streptomyces sp. Alt3 and carries:
- the hemG gene encoding protoporphyrinogen oxidase; protein product: MQRPLQRDTTRTGHAVVIGGGIAGLAAAHRLLASGIRVTVLEATARLGGKLMTGEIAGTRVDLGAESMLARRPEAVALATAAGLGDRLRPPATATASVWTRDALRPMPKGHVMGVPGDPAALGGVLSPEGLARIAEERDLTPTAVGDDVAVGSYVADRLGREVVDRLVEPLLGGVYAGDAYRISMRAAVPQLFEAVKEGGPLLDGVLRIQERAAARQQTGPVFQGIEGGVGTLPGAVADAVRAAGGEILAETPVLGLTRTGQGWDVRTDSRVIAADAVVLATPAWSASTLLAAECPAASVELAAVEYASMALVTMAFRRSDIAHTEALHGRSGFLVPPVDGRTIKAATFSSNKWQWVADAAPDLFVLRTSVGRYGEEEHLHREDSELVAASLGDLATATGLTARPVDTEVTRWIGGLPQYPVGHLGRVSRIRDEVAKLPGLRVCGAVYDGVGIPACVASAHRAADEIVQDLTAPATGEIDNTPTRVRGTGSEAGQ
- the hemQ gene encoding hydrogen peroxide-dependent heme synthase; its protein translation is MSAPEKLPNAGKKAKDLNEVIRYTLWSVFRLKDVLPVDRAGYADEVQELFDQLAAKDVTVRGTYDVSGLRADADLMIWWHAETSDELQEAYNLFRRTKLGRALEPVWSNMALHRPAEFNKSHVPAFLADETPRDYISVYPFVRSYDWYLLPDEDRRRMLADHGKMARGYPDVRANTVASFSLGDYEWVLAFEADELYRIVDLMRHLRASEARLHVREEVPFYTGRRKSVADLVAGLA
- a CDS encoding DUF4349 domain-containing protein — its product is MPDERHIDSHPPARPFRRLPRALTAAGLLGVLMATGACGASSDSGAMSDSKAAAPRAAGAGAEAADKPSDGGKSAPDPGSAVAVHVIRTATLYVEVRSVPKAVAAARGVAEGAGGLVSEETTERVDDTHDVSHLVLRVPQARYDEVLRDLAGAGKLVSRTSNAKDVTGQVVDVESRIATQRASVARVRDLMDKAEKLTDVVTLEGELSSRQADLESLLAQQASLKDRTTLATVTLELSEPEAGAEDPDGDTGFLDALGGGWDAFVTMLRWIMVAIGATAPFLATAALLVLLWRLLRRRLPRRRTASPQATGTTEPPPAP
- a CDS encoding FAD-dependent oxidoreductase; amino-acid sequence: MAAERLVVVGGDAAGMSAASQARRLRGPEELSIVAFERGDFTSYSACGIPYWVSGDVEGPEALVARTPEEHRSRSIDLRTRTEVTEIDVAGHRVRALDRDSGETWWTGYDKLVIATGARPVRPDLPGIDAPGVHGVQTLGDGQALLDSLDRAPGRRAVVVGAGYIGVEMAEAMLKRGFEVTVLNRGAQPMATLDPDMGRLVHEAMDGLGITTVNGAAVTRIDTGPDGRVTAVATDGGTYPADVVVLGIGVEPETALAREAGLPLGPHGGLLTDLSMRVTGHDDIWAGGDCVEVLDLVAGRTRHIALGTHANKHGQIIGANVGGGYGTFPGVVGTAVSKVCDLEIARTGLREKDAKAVGLRYVTATIESTGRAGYYPGAKPMTVKMLAEYRTGRLLGVQIVGREGAAKRVDVAAVALTAGMTVEAMTALDLGYAPPFSPVWDPVLVAARKAVSAVRAAGTD